A genomic region of Sideroxydans sp. CL21 contains the following coding sequences:
- a CDS encoding 2Fe-2S iron-sulfur cluster binding domain-containing protein produces the protein MPKSNVTFEKLGITVSVPAGTRLIEISEKVGASITYGCREGECGTCMMKITSGMENMSQRSVLEDKVLQENMAGRNDRLACQAQVLGGEISVKA, from the coding sequence ATGCCTAAGTCCAACGTCACTTTTGAAAAACTCGGCATCACCGTCTCCGTCCCGGCCGGTACCCGCCTGATCGAGATCTCCGAGAAAGTCGGCGCCAGCATCACCTACGGCTGTCGCGAGGGTGAATGCGGCACCTGCATGATGAAGATCACTTCCGGCATGGAGAACATGAGCCAGCGTTCGGTGCTGGAAGACAAGGTGCTGCAGGAGAACATGGCCGGACGCAATGACCGTCTTGCCTGCCAAGCACAGGTACTGGGCGGCGAGATCAGCGTAAAAGCCTGA
- a CDS encoding nitrogen fixation protein NifQ, with translation MRTDVMLRQQKAPLSNSLPQAGERTNAKGNLQIPGLYAELMAHAAGLPNDELFAQMISSQIDGIGALPPGLGLDEKDFHTLLTQHFPGEVLVIRCAKNIADPRALERDDVLGLLLAHRAHRNMSEEWMAEIVTAACMASDHLWQDLGLWSRDHLSRLMNQNFPSLAAKNVHDMKWKKFIYKQLCEQEGINACRSPSCEYCADYLNCFGPEE, from the coding sequence ATGCGGACCGACGTCATGCTCAGGCAGCAAAAAGCCCCTCTCTCTAACTCTCTCCCGCAAGCGGGAGAAAGGACGAACGCGAAAGGCAATCTTCAAATCCCGGGCCTGTATGCGGAACTGATGGCGCATGCAGCCGGATTGCCGAACGATGAATTGTTTGCGCAGATGATTTCCAGCCAGATCGACGGCATAGGCGCGTTGCCACCGGGGCTCGGACTGGATGAGAAGGATTTTCACACCTTGCTGACACAGCATTTCCCCGGTGAGGTGCTGGTGATCCGTTGCGCAAAAAATATTGCCGATCCTCGCGCACTGGAACGCGACGATGTCCTCGGGCTGCTGCTCGCACACCGTGCCCACAGAAACATGTCGGAAGAATGGATGGCGGAGATCGTTACCGCAGCCTGCATGGCCAGCGACCATCTGTGGCAAGACCTGGGGCTGTGGTCGCGCGACCATCTCAGCCGTTTGATGAACCAGAATTTCCCCTCGCTTGCGGCCAAAAACGTGCACGACATGAAGTGGAAGAAATTCATCTACAAGCAATTGTGCGAACAGGAGGGCATCAATGCCTGCCGCTCCCCCAGTTGCGAATACTGTGCGGATTATTTGAATTGCTTCGGGCCTGAGGAATAG
- a CDS encoding dinitrogenase iron-molybdenum cofactor biosynthesis protein, with protein MQQTELITREAALRVALAARSLPNTTLPQLIDVLQEKLGEKLDTEILRTFTVTDLKTGLGSLDGEEDGEDIGIGLEAMKLAVRILWGDAEADEELPDVLPYNDGDLPDSVRVAIASDIGMTLSGHFGSCLRFLVYQVSATDSRLIGIRSALEADFAEDKNAFRAQIIGDCHVVYIVSVGGPAAAKIIRANIYPIKRPEGGTAEEVIAQFQQAMSNSPPPWMLKILGVNAEQRLKNYAATEVQE; from the coding sequence ATGCAACAGACAGAACTGATTACCCGGGAAGCCGCTCTGCGTGTGGCATTGGCGGCACGCTCGTTACCCAATACCACCTTGCCGCAGTTGATCGATGTGCTGCAGGAAAAGCTGGGCGAAAAATTGGACACCGAAATTTTGCGCACCTTTACTGTCACCGACCTGAAGACCGGTCTGGGTAGCCTGGACGGCGAAGAAGACGGCGAGGACATCGGCATCGGCCTGGAAGCGATGAAACTCGCGGTGCGCATCTTGTGGGGCGATGCGGAAGCGGACGAAGAACTGCCCGATGTGCTGCCCTACAACGATGGCGACTTGCCCGACTCCGTGCGGGTGGCGATTGCATCCGATATCGGCATGACCCTGAGCGGACACTTCGGCTCATGCCTGCGCTTCCTGGTGTACCAGGTATCCGCGACCGACAGCCGCCTGATCGGTATCCGCTCTGCGCTGGAAGCGGATTTCGCCGAGGACAAGAATGCGTTCCGCGCGCAAATCATTGGCGATTGCCATGTGGTGTACATCGTTTCTGTCGGCGGACCCGCTGCCGCCAAGATCATTCGCGCCAATATCTATCCGATCAAACGTCCGGAAGGCGGCACTGCGGAAGAAGTGATTGCCCAGTTTCAGCAGGCGATGTCGAATTCGCCGCCGCCCTGGATGCTCAAGATATTGGGTGTCAATGCAGAACAGCGGCTGAAGAATTACGCGGCCACGGAAGTGCAGGAGTGA
- a CDS encoding ferredoxin: protein MALEIIESCVNCWACEPLCPSKAIYEAKPTFLIDPDKCTECAGDFEDPQCATICPIEGAILNEDGEPMNPPGSLTGIPLQKLAA from the coding sequence ATGGCACTCGAAATCATCGAATCCTGCGTCAACTGTTGGGCATGCGAACCGCTGTGCCCGAGCAAGGCGATCTACGAAGCAAAGCCGACTTTCCTGATCGACCCTGACAAGTGCACCGAATGTGCGGGCGATTTCGAGGACCCGCAGTGCGCCACCATCTGTCCGATCGAAGGCGCGATCCTCAACGAGGACGGCGAGCCGATGAACCCGCCCGGCTCGCTTACCGGCATCCCGCTGCAAAAACTGGCGGCCTGA
- a CDS encoding ArsC/Spx/MgsR family protein, translating into MATVVFYEKPGCGNNTKQKVWLAASGHTVLAKNLLTEKWSAVRLRPFFGALPVVQWFNPSAPRVKSGEVDPAVLDAQTALDMMIAEPLLIRRPLMQVDGEFRVGFDDDMVNTWIGLNDAKPKGNIETCSNGHAHSPHPCPLPQAGEGDKNSLREDHDDDHAKPSPSPESAT; encoded by the coding sequence ATGGCCACCGTCGTCTTCTACGAAAAACCCGGTTGCGGCAACAACACCAAGCAAAAGGTGTGGTTGGCCGCATCGGGTCATACCGTGCTGGCGAAGAACCTGCTCACCGAGAAATGGAGTGCAGTGCGCCTGCGTCCGTTCTTCGGTGCATTGCCGGTGGTCCAGTGGTTCAATCCCAGTGCGCCGCGCGTCAAATCCGGCGAAGTCGATCCTGCCGTGCTGGATGCACAGACGGCTCTCGACATGATGATCGCCGAACCGCTGTTGATTCGGCGTCCGTTGATGCAAGTGGACGGGGAATTCCGGGTCGGCTTCGATGACGATATGGTGAACACGTGGATCGGCCTGAACGACGCAAAACCAAAAGGTAATATCGAAACTTGTTCGAATGGGCATGCCCATTCCCCTCACCCCTGCCCTCTCCCGCAAGCGGGCGAGGGGGACAAAAACTCGCTACGCGAGGATCACGACGACGATCATGCAAAACCCAGCCCGTCACCGGAATCCGCAACATGA
- the nifB gene encoding nitrogenase cofactor biosynthesis protein NifB, whose translation MQLPVINNTASVPHPNPLPEGEGANEALRATSKSSGCSAGSCGSTDDQMGHLPEHIRQKVFNHPCYSEEAHHYFARMHVAVAPACNIQCNYCNRKYDCANESRPGVVSELHHPVQAVKKVLAVAATIPQMTVLGIAGPGDPLANPERTFETFRMLSEQAPDIKLCVSTNGLSLPEQVEQLSQYNIDHVTITINCVDPDVGAQIYPWIFWKNKRIKGREGAAILIEQQQKGLEMLVAKGILVKVNSVMIPGVNDQHLAEVSKIVKAKGAFLHNVMPLISEAEHGTYYGLTGQRGPTHDELQALQDACSGDMNMMRHCRQCRADAVGLLGEDRGSEFTMDKIEEMDINYPEAMKMRAEVHAAINEELESKRLAKETKVQLVSIQGVQKKEVTRPVLMAVATKGGGVINEHFGHASEFLIYEASSEGVRFIGHRKTTPYCEGGDTCGDGESALDKTLKVLAGCEAVLCSKVGYEPWGPLEAAGIQPNGEHAMEAIEEAVLKVYEEMRVAGKLEPKLEAQKVA comes from the coding sequence GTGCAACTACCTGTTATCAACAATACTGCAAGCGTCCCTCACCCCAACCCTCTCCCAGAGGGCGAGGGAGCAAACGAGGCGCTGCGCGCAACTTCCAAATCCAGCGGCTGTTCCGCCGGATCGTGCGGCTCAACCGACGACCAGATGGGCCATCTGCCGGAGCATATCCGCCAGAAGGTGTTCAACCATCCCTGCTATTCCGAAGAAGCGCATCACTACTTTGCTCGCATGCATGTGGCGGTCGCGCCTGCTTGCAACATCCAGTGCAATTACTGCAACCGCAAGTACGACTGTGCCAACGAGTCGCGTCCGGGTGTTGTTTCCGAATTGCACCATCCGGTACAGGCAGTAAAGAAAGTCTTGGCTGTCGCCGCAACCATTCCACAAATGACGGTGCTGGGCATTGCCGGCCCCGGTGATCCTTTGGCCAACCCCGAGCGCACATTTGAAACTTTCCGCATGCTGTCCGAGCAGGCACCGGACATCAAGCTGTGTGTTTCGACCAACGGCCTGTCGCTGCCCGAGCAGGTCGAGCAGTTGTCGCAGTACAACATTGACCACGTGACCATCACCATCAACTGCGTCGATCCTGATGTGGGCGCGCAGATCTATCCGTGGATCTTCTGGAAGAACAAGCGCATCAAGGGACGCGAGGGTGCAGCCATCCTCATCGAGCAGCAACAGAAGGGACTGGAAATGCTGGTGGCCAAGGGCATCCTGGTCAAAGTGAATTCGGTGATGATTCCCGGCGTGAACGATCAACATCTGGCCGAAGTCTCGAAGATCGTCAAAGCCAAGGGCGCTTTCCTGCACAACGTGATGCCGCTGATCTCCGAAGCCGAGCATGGCACCTACTACGGCCTGACCGGCCAGCGCGGACCGACCCATGACGAGCTGCAGGCGTTGCAGGATGCCTGTTCCGGCGACATGAACATGATGCGCCACTGTCGTCAGTGCCGTGCCGATGCAGTCGGGCTGCTGGGCGAGGATAGAGGCTCCGAGTTCACCATGGACAAGATCGAAGAAATGGACATCAACTATCCGGAAGCGATGAAGATGCGCGCCGAGGTGCATGCCGCCATCAACGAAGAACTGGAAAGCAAACGACTGGCCAAGGAAACCAAGGTACAGCTGGTCAGCATCCAGGGCGTCCAGAAGAAAGAAGTCACGCGTCCGGTGTTGATGGCGGTCGCCACCAAGGGCGGCGGCGTGATCAACGAGCACTTCGGCCATGCCAGCGAATTCCTGATCTACGAAGCGTCGTCGGAAGGAGTGCGTTTCATCGGCCACCGCAAGACCACGCCTTACTGCGAAGGCGGTGATACCTGCGGCGACGGCGAGAGCGCGCTGGACAAGACACTCAAGGTGCTGGCCGGTTGCGAAGCCGTACTGTGCAGCAAGGTCGGCTACGAACCCTGGGGGCCGCTGGAAGCAGCAGGTATCCAGCCCAACGGCGAGCATGCAATGGAAGCCATAGAGGAAGCTGTACTCAAGGTGTACGAAGAGATGCGCGTGGCGGGCAAGCTGGAGCCGAAATTGGAAGCACAGAAGGTGGCTTGA
- the umuD gene encoding translesion error-prone DNA polymerase V autoproteolytic subunit, whose translation MANLNTDFPNPVRRAAHSALLSLTHPNKSMFERQRALLRKAVPAGFPSPSDDYVERRLSLDEHLIQHRESTFFMRVAGHSMRDLGIFDGDLLVVDRSVPATHGCVVVAVIDGEFTVKQLLYTPQGKVLRAAHPDYPEVAVTAEHDFSIWGVVQWNVHRL comes from the coding sequence ATGGCCAACTTGAATACTGATTTTCCCAATCCGGTGCGGCGCGCCGCCCACTCCGCATTGCTGTCACTGACGCACCCCAACAAGAGCATGTTCGAAAGACAGCGCGCCTTGCTGCGCAAAGCGGTGCCGGCCGGGTTCCCCTCGCCGTCCGACGATTACGTCGAGCGCCGTCTCAGCCTGGACGAGCACCTGATCCAGCACCGGGAATCCACGTTCTTCATGCGCGTGGCGGGGCATTCCATGCGCGATCTCGGCATCTTCGACGGCGATCTGCTGGTTGTGGATCGTTCAGTACCGGCCACACACGGGTGCGTGGTGGTGGCCGTGATCGATGGCGAATTCACGGTCAAGCAGTTGCTCTATACCCCGCAAGGCAAAGTGCTTCGCGCCGCGCATCCGGATTACCCGGAAGTGGCCGTCACGGCAGAACATGATTTTTCCATCTGGGGTGTGGTGCAGTGGAACGTACACAGGTTGTGA
- the draG gene encoding ADP-ribosyl-[dinitrogen reductase] hydrolase — translation MNTAERAVAAYLGLAIGDALGATVEFMTPREIAAQYGIHDTLRGGGWLHLKPGHVTDDTTMSLALGSSILAQGKVDAFAAALAFDTWMRAKPVDIGNTVRRNLLQFRKTGNPEAPYSDHDAGNGAAMRVLPVALSTFGQAEAAVRTDCRAQAHVTHHCTLSDAACECLVFMVQDALRGADKNHLLHRHAHPLAARHPEFKFRAVRPSSNPSGYVVDTMQAVFQSFFDTDDFRDCLIDVVNRGGDADTTGAIAGMLAGALYGLEAIPEIWLNTLDANTRQSCEAQALALIQRK, via the coding sequence GTGAACACCGCTGAACGCGCCGTCGCCGCCTATCTCGGCCTCGCCATCGGCGATGCCCTGGGTGCGACGGTGGAGTTCATGACGCCGCGCGAAATCGCGGCGCAATACGGCATTCACGACACGCTGCGCGGCGGCGGCTGGCTGCACCTCAAACCGGGGCATGTCACCGACGACACCACCATGTCGCTCGCGCTCGGCAGTTCCATACTTGCACAAGGCAAAGTGGACGCATTTGCCGCGGCGCTGGCATTCGACACCTGGATGCGCGCAAAGCCGGTGGATATCGGCAATACCGTACGGCGCAACCTGCTGCAATTCCGCAAGACCGGCAATCCGGAAGCGCCCTACTCCGATCACGACGCGGGCAACGGCGCGGCGATGCGCGTGTTGCCAGTGGCACTTTCCACCTTCGGCCAGGCGGAAGCAGCCGTGCGTACCGACTGCCGCGCACAAGCCCACGTCACCCATCACTGCACCCTTTCCGATGCCGCCTGCGAATGCCTCGTATTCATGGTGCAGGATGCACTGCGCGGCGCGGACAAAAACCACCTGCTGCACCGGCATGCCCATCCGCTTGCGGCGCGTCACCCCGAATTCAAATTCCGGGCCGTGCGCCCAAGCAGCAACCCCAGCGGCTATGTCGTCGACACGATGCAGGCGGTATTCCAGAGTTTTTTCGACACGGACGATTTTCGGGACTGCCTGATCGACGTGGTCAATCGCGGCGGCGATGCCGATACCACGGGAGCGATCGCGGGCATGCTGGCAGGTGCGCTGTACGGATTGGAAGCAATTCCCGAAATCTGGTTGAACACTCTGGACGCAAACACCCGCCAATCATGCGAGGCTCAGGCGCTTGCATTGATTCAAAGAAAATAA
- a CDS encoding 2Fe-2S iron-sulfur cluster-binding protein: MPNITFSSPLHKDKTVYAVAGSHTTTVLTLAKDNHIPIDFGCGDGECSTCLVKVTNLSNKGPMGGPLTDREISVLKESGKITKAQIDAMKVNDVVTTEWRLACQMVLRDEDLLIEYPSK, translated from the coding sequence ATGCCTAACATCACTTTTTCCAGCCCGTTGCACAAGGACAAGACGGTGTATGCCGTCGCAGGCAGCCACACCACGACCGTGCTGACTCTGGCCAAGGATAACCACATCCCCATCGATTTCGGCTGCGGGGACGGCGAATGCTCGACTTGTCTGGTGAAGGTCACCAATCTTTCCAACAAAGGCCCGATGGGCGGTCCGTTGACCGATCGCGAGATCAGCGTGCTCAAGGAATCCGGCAAGATCACCAAGGCTCAGATCGACGCCATGAAGGTCAACGATGTCGTCACCACCGAATGGCGTCTGGCTTGCCAAATGGTATTGCGTGACGAAGATCTGCTGATCGAGTATCCCAGCAAATAG
- a CDS encoding pirin family protein: MLTIRKSQDRGYADHGWLKSYHSFSFADYYDAAHMGWGNLRVINEDSIAAGTGFGKHGHQDMEIISYVLSGELAHEDSMGNVQTIPPGDVQRMSAGTGVVHSEFNHAQGETTHFLQIWIIPNVKSIAPGYEQKTIPVEKKRGALCLVASPDGAKGSVAIHADASLYAGLFDKGERAVLTLDPGRKGYVHLVRGALAVNGRRIIAGDAVLLENESRIELDKGIEAEVLVFDLEA; the protein is encoded by the coding sequence ATGCTCACCATTCGCAAATCCCAGGACCGCGGCTACGCGGACCACGGTTGGCTCAAGAGCTACCACTCGTTTTCATTTGCCGACTATTACGATGCGGCCCACATGGGTTGGGGCAACCTGCGCGTGATCAATGAGGACAGCATTGCAGCGGGTACCGGATTCGGGAAGCATGGTCATCAGGACATGGAGATCATCAGTTATGTACTCTCGGGTGAACTGGCGCACGAAGACAGCATGGGCAATGTGCAGACCATTCCACCGGGAGATGTGCAGCGCATGAGCGCAGGCACCGGTGTAGTTCATAGCGAGTTCAATCACGCGCAAGGCGAGACTACGCATTTTCTGCAGATCTGGATCATTCCGAACGTCAAAAGCATCGCACCGGGCTACGAGCAAAAGACCATTCCTGTTGAGAAAAAACGGGGGGCCTTATGCCTCGTGGCTTCCCCGGATGGCGCGAAGGGATCGGTCGCCATCCATGCCGACGCCTCACTTTATGCGGGGCTTTTCGACAAGGGCGAGCGAGCGGTACTGACGCTTGACCCAGGCCGCAAGGGTTACGTGCATCTGGTACGCGGCGCTCTGGCGGTTAACGGTCGGCGCATCATTGCGGGTGATGCGGTCTTGCTGGAAAACGAAAGCCGGATTGAGCTGGACAAGGGCATTGAAGCCGAGGTGCTGGTGTTCGATCTGGAGGCGTGA
- a CDS encoding Y-family DNA polymerase, with translation MPRAIALVDCNNFYVSCERVFQPKLEGRPVVVLSNNDGCVVSRSQEAKDLGLKMAVPWYQMKDIGRRHGIVALSSNYSLYADLSNRVMSLLSCFSPSQEVYSIDESFLELTGITTNHTAYGQQVRKTIGQCIGIPVCVGIAPSKTLAKLANHVAKKNPHFDSVCDFNSMSTTELDTLLASIAVGEVWGVGRHTVPKLQEIGIHSVFDLKRAPAKRLGARFSIVFERIVQELNGTACLELDDVAPAKQQITCSRSFGILTSSLPDLEQAVISYATRAGEKLRQQRSMAGGIHVYIRTNPHKESDPQYQQSILMPLVEPTDDTRLFCRAALHGLRQIYRSGYAYQKAGVTLTQIIPAAARPNTLFDDAIARQKSHALMSAMDRINNRMGSGTLKLLGEGTDQSWAMRRESRSKRYTTEWDELAVCRI, from the coding sequence ATGCCACGCGCCATCGCGTTGGTCGATTGCAACAATTTCTATGTTTCCTGCGAACGCGTGTTCCAGCCGAAGCTGGAAGGCAGGCCCGTCGTCGTCCTCTCCAATAACGACGGCTGTGTGGTATCGCGCTCGCAGGAAGCAAAAGACCTCGGTCTGAAGATGGCCGTGCCGTGGTACCAGATGAAAGACATCGGCAGGCGGCACGGCATCGTCGCCCTCTCCTCCAACTACAGCCTGTATGCCGACCTCTCCAACCGCGTGATGTCGCTGCTTTCGTGCTTCAGTCCGAGCCAGGAGGTCTACTCGATAGACGAATCCTTCCTTGAACTCACCGGCATCACAACCAACCACACCGCCTATGGTCAACAGGTACGGAAAACCATCGGGCAATGCATCGGTATTCCGGTGTGCGTGGGTATCGCCCCCAGCAAGACGCTGGCCAAACTCGCCAACCATGTTGCAAAAAAGAATCCCCACTTCGACAGCGTGTGCGACTTCAACAGCATGAGCACAACCGAACTCGATACCCTGCTCGCTTCCATCGCAGTAGGCGAAGTGTGGGGTGTCGGCAGGCACACCGTACCGAAACTGCAAGAGATCGGAATCCATAGCGTATTCGACCTGAAACGTGCCCCGGCCAAACGACTCGGCGCAAGATTCAGCATCGTGTTCGAACGCATCGTGCAAGAACTGAACGGCACCGCCTGCCTCGAACTGGATGATGTCGCGCCCGCAAAACAGCAGATCACCTGTTCCCGCTCCTTCGGCATACTCACCTCCAGTCTGCCTGATCTGGAACAGGCCGTGATCTCTTACGCCACCCGCGCCGGCGAAAAATTGCGTCAGCAGCGATCCATGGCCGGCGGTATCCATGTTTATATCCGGACCAACCCGCACAAGGAAAGCGACCCGCAATACCAGCAAAGCATACTGATGCCGCTGGTGGAACCGACCGACGACACCCGCCTTTTTTGCCGCGCGGCCTTGCATGGTTTGCGCCAGATCTATCGCAGCGGCTACGCCTACCAGAAGGCCGGCGTCACGCTCACCCAGATCATTCCTGCCGCAGCACGGCCCAACACCCTGTTCGACGACGCAATCGCGCGGCAAAAATCCCATGCATTGATGAGCGCAATGGATCGCATCAACAACAGAATGGGTAGCGGAACATTAAAGCTTTTGGGCGAAGGAACAGATCAATCCTGGGCGATGCGCAGAGAGAGCAGGTCAAAGCGATACACGACGGAGTGGGACGAACTGGCCGTGTGCCGCATTTAG
- a CDS encoding GGDEF domain-containing protein has product MDSFRWDKHFETGLAEVDKQHHHLVDVINRFGDLLSQLEGVSFGDIETVFNELADYAKYHFREEEYMMSLVGLDPRYVAHHVQLHLNFLQELARMRAGVSPQKPDAAKPLLKFLTYWLAFHILGTDQSMARQVRAIQAGRKPADAFSAEEVMKEGATEPLLYALNGLFHQVSERNRELLELNRTLEDKVAERTQALSEANHRLEDMALTDVLTGLPNRRHAMSRFARDWSESQRDATPLACMMIDADGFKQINDNYGHDAGDEVLRQLSKNLSYSVRTDDIVCRLGGDEFLIICPHTSLEGALHAAELTRQAISALRVPAGNGVWPGSISVGVAVRTPEMSGPEDLLKAADEGVYIAKRNGRNRVGCTAVDTEASRG; this is encoded by the coding sequence GTGGACTCTTTCCGTTGGGACAAACACTTTGAAACCGGCTTGGCGGAAGTAGACAAGCAACACCACCATCTCGTTGATGTAATCAACCGTTTCGGCGATCTGCTGTCGCAATTGGAGGGTGTTTCGTTCGGTGACATCGAGACAGTGTTCAACGAGTTGGCGGACTATGCCAAATATCATTTTCGGGAAGAAGAATACATGATGTCTCTGGTGGGGCTGGATCCCCGCTATGTAGCACACCACGTCCAACTGCACCTCAATTTTTTGCAGGAATTGGCTCGCATGCGCGCAGGCGTGTCGCCGCAGAAACCCGATGCGGCAAAGCCGCTGCTGAAATTTCTCACTTACTGGCTCGCCTTCCACATTCTTGGCACAGATCAGTCCATGGCCAGGCAAGTCAGGGCAATTCAGGCAGGCCGGAAACCTGCCGACGCTTTTTCGGCCGAAGAGGTCATGAAAGAAGGCGCCACGGAACCGCTGTTATACGCGCTCAATGGTTTGTTTCATCAGGTGTCGGAACGAAATCGCGAATTGCTTGAGTTGAACCGGACGCTTGAAGATAAGGTTGCCGAGCGTACACAAGCACTCTCTGAAGCCAACCACAGGTTGGAGGATATGGCCCTGACCGACGTGCTCACCGGTTTGCCGAATCGGCGTCACGCCATGTCCAGGTTTGCCCGTGACTGGTCGGAATCGCAGCGCGATGCAACTCCTTTGGCATGCATGATGATTGATGCCGACGGATTCAAGCAGATCAACGACAACTATGGTCACGATGCCGGCGATGAAGTACTGCGGCAGTTATCCAAAAACCTGAGCTATTCCGTGCGCACCGATGACATCGTATGCCGTCTGGGCGGGGACGAATTCCTGATCATCTGTCCGCATACATCATTGGAAGGAGCTTTGCATGCCGCCGAATTGACGCGTCAAGCAATTTCGGCATTGCGCGTACCGGCAGGCAATGGAGTATGGCCGGGCAGCATCAGCGTGGGTGTGGCGGTGCGCACGCCAGAAATGAGCGGCCCGGAAGATTTGCTCAAGGCTGCGGATGAAGGTGTATATATTGCCAAGCGGAACGGGCGCAACCGCGTGGGTTGTACCGCAGTGGATACAGAAGCGTCCCGTGGCTGA
- a CDS encoding FprA family A-type flavoprotein: protein MIRVPDAVEIAPGTHWIGALDPGLREFDIILKTANGTTYNSYCVRGTNGVAVIDTVKESHAAEFFARLEQVANYDEISTIVLNHLEPDHSGALPELMRRAPQAKLYISAKAQLMLKALIKSTDLQFNIVKTGDTVQLGGRTLRFFSTPFLHWPDTQCTLIEEQNILFSGDVFGCHFCDSRLFNDQVGDFRFSFEYYYAHIMRPFREHVLEALELLEPLPLTLIAPAHGPILREAPLSYMQRYRQLASPLLHNEVGAHNKSLLVFYISSYGNTARMAQAVAEGAETIPGVRVSLYDLQVGGNLPFVDLIEEADGLAFGSPTINGDAVKPVWDLLSSLAVIKVSDKLGAAFGSYGWSGEAINMIEDRLRGLKLRVPIKGVRAKLIPTEEELGRCRDLGKQLAQHLTGNIENRVISMSELLASSHA from the coding sequence ATGATACGCGTGCCGGATGCTGTCGAGATCGCGCCCGGCACGCATTGGATAGGTGCGCTTGATCCCGGCTTGCGCGAATTCGACATCATCCTCAAGACGGCCAACGGCACGACTTACAACTCGTACTGCGTGCGCGGGACAAACGGCGTCGCGGTGATCGATACCGTCAAGGAATCGCACGCTGCGGAATTCTTTGCGCGGCTGGAACAAGTCGCAAACTACGACGAGATCAGCACCATCGTGCTGAACCATCTGGAGCCCGATCACAGCGGCGCCTTGCCGGAACTGATGCGGCGCGCACCGCAAGCCAAGCTGTATATCTCGGCCAAAGCACAACTGATGCTGAAGGCGCTGATCAAAAGCACCGACCTGCAATTCAACATCGTCAAGACTGGCGACACAGTCCAACTGGGAGGGCGTACTCTGCGTTTCTTCAGCACACCCTTCCTGCACTGGCCGGATACGCAATGCACGCTAATAGAAGAACAGAATATCCTCTTCAGCGGTGATGTGTTCGGCTGTCACTTCTGCGACTCTCGCCTGTTCAATGACCAGGTCGGTGATTTCCGCTTCTCGTTCGAGTATTACTACGCACATATCATGCGTCCGTTCCGCGAACATGTACTGGAGGCGCTGGAGTTGCTGGAACCGCTGCCGCTGACGCTCATCGCCCCGGCGCACGGCCCCATCCTGCGCGAAGCACCGCTCAGCTACATGCAGCGTTACCGGCAGCTGGCTTCGCCCTTGCTGCATAACGAGGTCGGCGCCCACAACAAATCACTGCTGGTGTTCTACATCTCTTCCTACGGCAACACGGCGCGCATGGCGCAAGCCGTGGCCGAAGGTGCGGAGACCATCCCCGGTGTGCGCGTGTCGCTTTACGACTTGCAGGTCGGTGGTAACCTGCCTTTCGTCGACCTGATAGAGGAAGCCGACGGACTCGCCTTCGGTTCTCCCACCATCAACGGCGATGCGGTCAAACCGGTGTGGGACCTGCTGTCCTCGCTCGCCGTCATCAAGGTCAGCGACAAGCTGGGTGCCGCATTCGGCTCCTACGGCTGGAGCGGCGAGGCGATCAATATGATCGAAGATCGCTTGCGCGGACTCAAGCTGCGCGTGCCCATCAAAGGCGTGCGCGCAAAACTGATCCCCACCGAAGAAGAACTCGGCCGTTGCCGCGACCTCGGCAAACAGCTCGCCCAGCATCTGACCGGCAACATCGAAAATCGCGTCATTTCCATGTCTGAATTACTCGCCAGCAGCCATGCGTGA